The Leifsonia sp. ZF2019 DNA segment CGGGAACGGATCCTGCAATTGCGAGCTGAGCTGATCGGGAACGGGTTGGATGCCGGCCCGGTCACCATCGCCTGGCACCTCGAACAGGAGAACCTGCAGGCTCCGTCGACCTCGACGATCCGCCGGACCCTCCACACCGCCGGGCTCATCACCCCGGAACCCCGGAAACGGCCCCGCTCCTCCTACCTCCGGTTTCAGGCCGCGCAACCGAACGAGACCTGGCAGTCCGACTTCACCCACTGGCGCCTGGCCGATGGCACCGATATCGAGATCCTGAACTGGCTGGACGACCACTCCCGCTACCTGCTCTCCTGCACCGCACACCGCCCGGTCACCGGCGACGACGTGGTCACCAGCTTCCTGACCGCGACCGAACGGCACGGCATCCCTGCCTCCACCCTGACCGATAACGGCAGGGTCTACACCGCCCGGTTCGGCGGCGGCCGCAACGCCTTCGAATACCTGCTCCCCCTGCTCGGCGTCACCCAGAAGAACGGCTCACCCAGCCACCCGCAAACTCAAGGCAAGATCGAACGCTTCCACCAAACCCTCAAACGCTGGCTCACCGCACGGCCCGCCGCCGACACCCTGACCGAGCTCCAGACTCAGCT contains these protein-coding regions:
- a CDS encoding IS481 family transposase, whose product is MSKARVAVMKIVSKQLTVTAAAAEYGFSRRHLHRLLARYRDGGLDAVEPRSRAPHTSPQRTADEVRERILQLRAELIGNGLDAGPVTIAWHLEQENLQAPSTSTIRRTLHTAGLITPEPRKRPRSSYLRFQAAQPNETWQSDFTHWRLADGTDIEILNWLDDHSRYLLSCTAHRPVTGDDVVTSFLTATERHGIPASTLTDNGRVYTARFGGGRNAFEYLLPLLGVTQKNGSPSHPQTQGKIERFHQTLKRWLTARPAADTLTELQTQLDAFREHYNEHRPHRALNRQTPGQAFRATPKALPAQARTPGHYRIRYDLVGTGGKVSLRRAGRMHHLGIGYHHRGTRILALADDTTVTVIALNTGEILSTHTIDPTRSYWRNNEKTPGRWPRASSRET